The genomic stretch AAAGCTGGCCCTGGGGAAGGAGAACTGGGACCTGGGCTAGAGTGGGATAGGGCTAGTTTTCGGGCCTGGAGCAAGTTCGGGGTCGGGAGCTAAGGAAGAAGGATTGGGCCTAGTGGACCCAGtcatctctctgtcttctccctaGGACTAGTGCCCCTGGGAATGGAGCTGAAGGTGGGAATGGGATCAAGGAGGACCCGAACGTGCTCGGTGAGTCCCTGACTCCGTGAGAGTGTTTGTCTGTCTGGCTGTGTCTCTGCATTTTATCATCCAACTGGTCTTTTACTTTGCCATCTCCATACTTCATACTCAGATTTCTGCTCAGATGGCTGGAGCTTTGATGCTACCACTATGGATATCAGTGGAGCCATGCTGTTTTTTAAAGGTAGGAGGGGTTGGGGTTGGGGCATTTGGGACTTCAGACTTGGTCCCCTTCACCGAGGGTATATCTATCTGTGACAGATCTTAGGAAGTATCTGAGGGCCCCACCCACAGCTTTCTGTAACTATCTCAGAAGGGCAAAAATTTGTTTTGGGTCTCTCAGTGAGTGTGCCTTTTCCAGGGAAGTATGTGTGGGAGAGTCACCACTGGGCCCGGGAGTTGATCTCAGACAGGTGGAAGGATTTCACCGGCTCCGTGGATGCTGCATTCCGCCGTGTTAATGACAGCGTCTTCCTGATCAAGGTACTGCTGGGTCAAGGTTGGGGTTGGGCCAGGAAGTTCTGGAATCGACAAGAGAGACTCTCCCCCAAGTGGCCCTGGCATGGAGCCCTTACCAGTAGGTTCCAGGTTTCCTCGCACTGTGCCTTTCTTTCCCAAAAAAGCTCAGGCTAAGGGAGTATGTGCATGAGGGCCTGGCCGGCACAGCATCCGGAGGCTGTTCTTCAGTCCTAATCTTCAGCCAGACCTCTCTGCTACTCCTCACGCTGTTGGACATCCTTTCCTTTGTGGCAATTTCTCCTCTTGGCTTCTGTGACCCTGCATCATGTCCTCTTCATAAGACGGCCAAGTTGTTCACAACACAATGAGTCCTGGCTGAGGGGGTGAGTGGAGTGTGAAATCCAGCCTACCACGCTCACCAAGCTGTGTGCCTCGGCCCAGGCTGTGTCTGCTCAGAGGAAGGGGTGCCTCCTCCTGACTTGCGCAAAGGCACTGTGAGGTTGGGGTGGTCTTCACCAGCTTTGTTTTCCCTCCTGCCtcttttcttgctctttctcaGGTTTCTCATCCTTAGCCAGTCCTGGAATGTTCCTTGGGGATCCATCCCAGCCCTTCCTGGGGATCGTCAGCATTGCTTTGGCTCTGAGGACTCGCTATGTTATGGATACCAGATCTGGGCTTCTCCCCAGAGCTCAACACATCTTTCCAATTTCCTGGCCGACATCTTCGACTTAGATGTTCCGTAGGCACCTCAAATTCAGCATTCCCCAAACTGAACTTAGTATCTTCCTTACAAATCAACTCCTTCTCCTGTGTTCCCTGTTTCAGTAAGTGTCATCATCACCTGCCGGTTCCTGCAAGCCAGGTGCACCTGGGTCTTGAGATTTGGCCCTTGGTTATCTTTTCAACTTTATCTCCCACCCCTGCAGCATTCACTGAGTGAGCTCTATGAGAATACACGTGGTTCTCTGAGTATGCTCTGTACACGCTGCTCCCTCTGCTGGTGACACCCTCTCCATACTTGTCCACCTGGAAAATTTCTGCTCAGTTTTCAATTCTCGGTACAGatgcttcctcctctgtgaactTTCCAGGAATTCTCTAGGCAGACTTAGGGACTCCCCCTACGTTCCCAGTGCACTTCACATGCTTCCGCCTTGGTGGTGGCGCGGCTAGGATGGTAGGGTCCTTTCTGCATCTGTATAgtaaactccttgaaggcagagacAGTCTTGTCATCCCTTCATCACCAATACTATGTCTGGTATGTAGGAGTCATtcttgaatgaaatgaaatgaatgaatgaatgagtgaatgaatgaatgaatggacaaattaatatataaatggatgaatgactgCAGGATGATTATTTGTGGATTATTTGCCAAGACTAATGGTGTTGCAGATAAGTGTGCCATAGGAGTGTACTATTGTACATAGTCAGATGTGTGCATTGTAGTCATAATGACGGGATTTGCACAAACTGTGCAAGGGGACAGTTCATTTTTGTCCACAGATGACCTGAGAGTGTGTGGGGCTGCAGGAGGATATTGTGTAAGTGCAACACATCAAAGCCGTGTGCATAAATACAGAATGGCAGTATGTGGAAGTGCACAGTTAAAAACAGAGTGCTTTTGTATGCAGGGGGACAAAGTCTGGGTGTACCCTCatgagaataaagagaaagaataccCAAAGTTGCTCCAAGAAGAGTTTCCTGGAATCCCATCCCCCCTGGATGCAGCTGTGGAATGTCACCGTGGAGAATGCCAGGATGAGGGCATCCTCTTCTTCCAAGGTCAGTCCAGGCCGGAATGAGAGAGGTTGGAGTAATGGGGAGTTGGGGGTGACAGAGGGAGTCATCGgaatggtggtgggggtggagccaCTTTTTGGCTCCCCAAGGAAGGGATGAAGTAGGCGAGTTATGGTCTAAAGttcaagcaggggaaggaaaggaagttaTCCTGGGACAAGTAAGTAGGTGTAATTCTGCTCAAAGTTCTTCATTGTGCCCCATGACCCTTAGGACAGATCTACATTCCTTAGCCTTATGTACAGGGTTCTCCATGACCTTGTACCTGTTAACAAGTGCCTGTTAACCCTCCAGCCTCAACTCTCATACTTTCACCTTGAATATGAAGCTCCAGAAACTCTATGTTGTTCTCTGTCCACCCAATTTGCTTCATGCCTCAGACTTTCTGCTATTCGGACCTCCTGCCTTGTAGCTCCTGTTTCAAATTTAACTTAAGTGTCACCTTCTCTAGGAGGTTTTCCCTGACTCTCCCCATTGGCCTTGCTGAGCTTATCGTGTACACTTTGCTActgaattttattgtatgatCATTCTCTTCAACTGTTTCCCTGCTGGGCTGTGAGCTCCACGTGGCCAGGATCGTATCTGGCCATCCTGGATCTCAGTGCAAACACAGGCTGGCCTCACCAAATGCTTGTTGATTGATTGGACACAGGTGACCACATATGGTTCTGGGACTTGGCTACACGAACCAAAAAGGAGCGTTTCTGGCCAGCCGTCGGGAACTGCACCTCTGCCATTCGGTGGCTCGGCCGCTACTACTGCTTCCGGGGTAACCAATTCCTGCGCTTCCACCCTGTGACGGGAGAGGTGCTTCCTAGGTACCCTCTGGATGTCCGAGACTACTTCATACGCTGCCCTGGCAGAGGTAAGAAAGCCCCAGCCCCTGGGGCCCCCTGGAATCCATCCACCTTCCCTGTAATTTGCAGGCCCACATACCCCACCTCCAACCTTAACTCTGTGCTATAACACTTTGGCCCTTGCTCTCGCCCCATGTCCACTCTGGTTCTTCCCAGTTGTCCTCATATAGGGGAAGTCTGCACCCCACTAACTCTAGCCATCTCTTCAACCTCGGACCTCATTTTGACGTCTGGCCTCTGTCTGTGTTCCCCCTTGCCTATTTCTTCCCCTAGGCCATGGACACAGGAATGGGACCAGCCATGGGAATGGTACCCACCAAGGCTATGGGACTACGCGCTGTGGGCCAGATCTAGTCTTGTCTGCACTGCTGTCTGACAACCATGGTGCCACTTATGCTTTCAGTGGTGAGAGATACCCCCAAGCCCCCATCTCTGCCCTCCATACCTCCCATCTCTTTCATGTGTCTCCCATCTCTGatacatttcttccattttcatcaaTGGTGTCCCTTATTTTGTCCCTCAGCCCCCATCCTTACCTtgactttttttaatttctcatctcTGATGCATATTGTTCAACCTTGTCTCTCATTGTCCAGGCCTCTAATTTCTGCCTCCCAGTACCATCTAGTCCCAGGTCTGTTTCCTCTCTAGACCTCTCTGGGTCCCTATGACTCCTCACATTACCTTTGCTCTTGCATGTCTTGCTGGATCCTCTGGTTCCCCTTTAGCTTATCCTCAGGAGCTCCATCTTTTTCCAGGTGCCTGGTTCCTATGTCCAGGCCTCTGAGAATAGCATTACCTGGGTATGACATGTTCCCAGTGCCGAACATCAGCTGGGAAGTATTGGGTCCCTTAGATCTTTAGGAGATAGCTTCACTAGCCTGAGGAGATTTCTCCTCTGAGTGGCCAGTGGAGATACCTCTCCCCAGATTTGTAGCATTAATTGGTAAAACCCATCTAATGATACATCAGGATGTCCTGGGGTTAGTCAAGCGGATAGTGATAAGTGTTGATCACACTTGAGAACAACTCCAAGAGAAAGAGTAAACAACCACATTACACTCAGCCTGACATATGTGTGATcagaagcaaatgtaaaataGAGATGAGAACATAGAGCAGTGAAAATCATCTTAAGCTACTAACTCTTAGACAAATCTGATAAAATGTGACCACCAagttataatgaaaaatacacagaCACAAAGAAAGCATATCCCCACAACAGTAATGCAGGCTATAATGAGAACGTACATTTGAGAAACACACACCTGCAATGAAAACGTAGGCCTTATACTGAGACTATATGCCATAGTAAGAACACTTAAGTATCAGGAGAACATGCAGCTATGATGAGAGCATGGGGCCATTGGGAGGACACACaaagaggtagagagagagagagagagagagagagagagagagagagagagagagagagagagagagaacagggttACAGGGGGACCATACACAGATGTAGAGAGAACACCCAGCCATGGAGAGATCACAGAACCTCAAGCCATGTGACCATGAATAGAATGCAGCTGAACTCCTAAATCAAAAGTATTAGGCATATTCCACAGCTGTCGAGAGAGCACCCAGACATGGAGAGAACACCGTGATGTTAAAAATACAGCTGAGGTGAGAACTCACTATCTTGGTGACAATACCAGTGTGACCCAGTTGCTCAGCTTAGGGCTGGTCCTCTCCTCTCTCCGAAAAATCTCTCACTTTTCTCTACTTCGTGGCttcttctccattctttcttcttttctacaaCTTTGGCTTGCACATGGACCACCATGTTCCCTCTACCTTTTCTCTATTCATGATCTTTCAGCCTCAGATTTAGCTGATAACTGCCTCAGTTGCTGTCTTTTTCCAGAGAGGGAATCTAACTGGCCTAGCCCATATTTTTATTCCACCCCATTAAAGTGGTTGCTGGTCAGTGAATTGGCTATTGATGGATCAGGGGCTCATCACTTATTTCCTCTCCACAAAGAGCAGCGTAGCTCTGGTTCTCAAAATAAGGACTATGAGCAGCGTAGTTTCAGTAGGAGGGGAAGGTGGATATGTAGTCACCATGACATGCCCAGTAAATAGCTATAAAGATAACTTGTGGCTGCTGCAAGAACACCAGCTACttattcaacaaatctttatcaAGTGTCTGATAAGCACTGggcattgttctaggcactgggataCGGTAGTCAACACAGCAGACAAAACACCTGCCCTCAGAGAGCCCACTAGAGGGAGAGATGACAACacgaaagagaaagagggaaagagaatacTTTCAGGTGGTATTAATAGCTGTGAAGTGTTCTGAGAACATCAGAATGTTTTTTATTCTCAAGTACCATTTGGAGCTagtataaatgaattttataagtcattgatgttttaaaattaaatgacttataaattaaaaattaaaaatgttaaattaaaaatgtgtcaaaaaagctgtgaagaaaataagacaagatAATGGGATAGAGGTGAGAAGAATGAGGGGCCCGTTCTCTAAAGAGATGATTTTTGAGCTGAGATTTCAGTGATAAGAAGTATTTAGCCACATAAAGCCCTGGCAGAAAAGCATTTTAGGGAGGTTGGACAgcaaatattttgaggaatcaggaaaggaggccagtgtggctgggctGGAGTATAGTGAAGGAGCTTGTGTGTGGCCTGAAAAGAGGTAGATTATATAGGCCTGGGAAGGATTTTCAATTGTAAAAGGAAGCCGGTAGTGTTCTTGCGCAGGGCCGCGATAtgttctgacttttttttttttaaagatcatccTGGCTTCTTGTGGAACATACATCATAGAGATGCAATTGTGTAAGCAGAGAATCCAGCTAGTAGTTCTTGCAGTTGTCTGCATTAGAGGTAATGACAGCTTGAACTAGGATAATAGCAGCAGAGGTAATAAGGAGTCATCATGACGTATTTTGGAGGTCAAGCTGGCAGCATTAACCAATGGATTGGACATTGGTAGGAggggggaagggaaaagagggaCTTCAAGGATGACTTAGTTTTTTTGGGACTAGGCAACTAGGTGACTGACTGGTGGTTCCTTTTTGTAAAATTGGGAAAAACTaggaaggagtgtgtgtgtgtgtgtgtgtgtgtgtgtgtgtgtgtgtgtgtgtgtgtgtgtttggtgggggCAGCAGTCAGTTTAGACATGTTAGGGTTTTGGTGCCTAGTGGCCTCAAGTGGACATTTCAGGTACGCAGTTGACTTTTAGCCTGACACTCAAAGGACAGGTCCATCAGACTTTGAAAGTCATCAGCATGTAGATGGTATTTCAAGCCTTGGACAAGGTGAAATCACCATGACAGCGAGTGTAGATAGAGAAAAGGCCCACACTAGAGGATTCCAATATTAGACATCAGGCTGAAGAGTAGgcaaaaaaataagagaaacactGGAAGAGTCTGGTGTCACAGGAGCCAAGAtccaaaaaaagatatttaagaagGGTTTGTGTGCAGTCAAATGGTGCTGAGAggtagaggaagaggaagacagagaatggACCATTATATTCGGTAAGTTAGAGGATACTGGTGACCTTGAAAAGAACAATGGAAGAGGGAAACAGAAGTAAAAGTACAGTGGGCTGAGGAAGAAAAGGTAAGTAGGAGCTTAAACAATCCCTTGAGTAAGTTGTTATGAAAAGGCGAGAAGAAAATTAGGGTACTGGTCTAGCCACTTCATCACTCTTCGAGAACACAGCCAGAGTGAGAACACTCAGTGGAAGCTTGCTGTGGAGCTTCCCTTTTAACTTCTAGTCACTATCTCTCATTGTCCTTAGAATCTCTGCACATGGACATGTGAGATGTGTCAGGAGCCCGCACCAAACCCCATGGCATTGGCACTCTGTGCTTGTCCTTCTGTCAGGCCCCTACTGACTCCAGTTCCAATCAGGTCACAACGCCCAACTTTGTCGATCAAGTCCTTCCCTACTCCCTCTCATGAGGCCTTTCTCTCTTGGCCTCTGGatgcattttctcctttctctcaggACTCACCCCTGCATCTGTCACTTGCCTCTTCCCTGCCTGGCCATTTACCATCAGCACTAGAAGTGTCTCTGATACCCCACAGGGTCCCATTACTGGCGTCTGGATACCAGCCGGGATGGGTGGCATAGCTGGCCCATTGTCCATCAGTGGCCCAACGGTCCTTCAATAGTTGATGCTGCCTTTTCCTGGGATAATAAAGTCTATCTGGTCCAGGTAGGTGTTGGGAGAAAGTCTTGAGGTAGAGTTTGGGAGAATATCCAGCTCTGTACTAATTAATGTCTTTTGTCCTCCAGGGCACTCAGGTATATATCTTCCGGACAAAGGGAGGCTATACCCTCATAGATGGTTATCCAAAGCAGCTGGAGAAGGAATTTGGGAGCCCTAATGGGATCAAACTTGAGGCTGTGGATGCAGCCTTTATCTGTCCTGGGTCTTCTCACCTCCACGTCACGGCAGGTGAGGTGCATCTGGGTGCTAAGGGGTGGCTTGTCCTGCAACTTCTCCGTAGCGTAGATCCTCATCAGATCACGAGAAGAGTTAGGTCAGGATCCCATGATGTGGAAGCCATGTTATGTTTGGTGCCTTCTTCCCAGGACGGCGGCTGTGGTGGCTGGACCTGAAGTTAGGAGCTCAAGCCGTGTGGACGGAGCTTGCTTGGCCCCACGAGAAGGTTGATGGGGCCCTGTGCATAGAAAAAGCCCTCGGCCCCACCTCATGTTCAGCCAGTGGTCCCAGCTTGTACCTCATCCATGGACCCAATTTGTACTGCTACAGTGATGTGGAAAAACTGACTGCAGCCAAGATCCTTCCACAGCCCCAGAAAATGAACAGCCTCCTGGGCTGCAGTCACTGATGTGAGTctggcccagcccctccccccattttcCTTACAATAAAGCTGGAAGGCTTCTTCACTTGAATCAAAGGGCCTTGGTTGTGGAACAATCTCACTTCTTTCTTTGAACTGAGAAGCTAGTAATATCTCTTTTGAGGCTGACTAGCTCAAATAATGCTGCAGGAGCAAGGGAGAGGAGGGCTGAGGGACAAATCTCATCTCTGCCCAGATGATTCTAAATCCAGATCTTAAATTGGCTTCTTCTGGACTATGTACACATAGAGGGAAATGGAGGACCAAAAGCAGGAAAAGGAGCTGCTGTATTTACATAGCAAGGAAGAGGCAGAGCAAGGAGTCTGACCCATCCTGCTGATAACTGACCACAGCTTAGCCACAAGGAAAATAGGGCTAGGGGCAGCTATGCATGTGCCAAGTGGATTGGCTCAGAGGTACCATTTGAGGACCATGGAAACCTTCAAACTGTGGTTCCAGGTGGTTCAGGCAGCACGACACCAGAAGACAAGGCTTTGGTTGCCATGAGTTAGGCATAGCAAGTGGAATGAAGCTGAGGTGGGGAAACAGAGAGACGCCAGCTGTGTGTCAGAGGCAAGCTGGGGATAAGAGAGCAGGAGTGATTCAGGGACTTGGCACCATGAAACACATTCACAGACACATTCACTTCCTCTAGGGGTCCTGCTGGCTACCTTCAATCCCCTGGGGATCTGCACCATCGAGGCCCGTAAATGTGGGCCTAGGTGGTGCAGTGTCTTGGTGGAGGTGGTAGTGGTTCATTCTTTTCTGGTCATAAATGGACCAAGGCTTTTGGCTCCAAACTTACTGACAACTTTTTGCTTGGAGAGTGGGCCTGGACTATAGGCAACCTTTTCCTCCTCTACCTTTTCAACCCAGCAGAGGTTAGAGGTTGGTTTCCTTTGGACTCAAAAAATAGCCTCAGACTCTAGTACGGGGCCCTCACTTTGAGCTTCCATATCCTAGTCTCAATGACCTCTTCCATAAAATGGGTATAagtctccccacctcccagtgACAATGGATATGGACACAAACCCACCCTTTGGATTCTCTCAGGAAGGGGCCCTGGAAATAGACCCATACTCTGGCCCATGACCTCATCTGGCTTAGGTAAGCCCCTCTGGACCTGGCTGCCCCTTGCTTTGTGGGGCTTTGCACTGGAGGCTGCACCATAGAGTGGCTCCTGAAAGGCACCAGGCTTCTCTGGTTCAGGAGAACTGACTAAGGTTCCTTCCCAAGCCTCGATGGCTGGGAGGAACGGGGGCGGTAGAGGATGAATCTGCGTCTCTTAGATGAGGTTCTACCCAGGATGTGAGGTTGTCCAGGGCTGGTAACAGAGGTTAGAAACCAGGGCTGTGGGGTCCACTCCCAAGAAGTATCTTGAAATTTCCCCTGATGGTGTCTGGATGGTTCTCCTCGTGGGGTTGGCTGTCCCTCCTTCAGTCTGAGGGGTGAGGACAAGGCCAGAGTTTCAGGTCTGGGACTTATTCAGTTCATGTGCTACATCTGGGGCCACTGCTGCATCATGTCAGGGGGACTAGAGGTGTCTAAACAGTTACCCAGAAACTCTGGTTCTCAAAGTTAACCTCCTCCGCTCAAGGGGAAGTACTAagtctctgctttcttctcttctcccacctGCTCTGCTGCAAGGAAGCCTATAGCCTGTCTTTAAGGAATTACCAGAAAAGGTCCAATTCATGCTCTTTCATCTACTCACTTAGTACCTCCCATATGTAGAGCAGTGTGTTGGGCAATGGAGTGATAGGGTGAATTGGATAGTGCCTGCCCTCAAGAATCTGCCATTCCATTAGTCAGGATGGGAACACAGACAAGGAATCAGATAAATACAATAAAGTGAACTAGACATTAAGATGAAAGACTATATACTcaaaggagagaggaggcagcAATACCTTGGATGGAGAGTGGGTTAGGAGAGGCCTCATATACGACAGAACACTtgagctgaattttaaaagatgagtagaatgtatgaggtctgacaattaagtttgcgaactcatcctagaaaaagtgctacatacctcattgctggatagCACTGCAGTCACATTtgaaagtactccccttgagaagctatgcaccgatgccagtgcctagtccacccttcaaagcaatattggaactctttttctggaatggccatcagagctcttgtccgtcgtattactcttgatgtcctgaatgtcatcaaattgtcttcctttcaatatttcctttatctctgggtaaagaaagaagtcattgggggccatatcaggtgagtagggagggtgttccaatacagttatttgtttactggctaaaaagtccctcacagacagtgccgtgtgagctggtgcattgttgtgatgcaggagccatgaatcgttggcgaaaagttcaggtcgtctaactttttcacacagccttttcagcatttccaaatagtaaacttgattaactctttgtccagttggaacaaattcttaatgaataatccctctgatatcaataaaggttagcaacattgtctcaacaagtttgtgaacttaattgtcagacctcgtatgtaatTCCtttagcaaatatatatttactgcCTACTATGCACTACCATGCCAGGGAGAATAACAGGTAGAGGAGGCAACATGAGCAAAGAAAATCCAGGGAAAAGAGACAGTCTGGAGTGGTCACCACAACTACTCAGCAGGGCTGAGCACAGGGGCTGAGTGATGAGCTGGTGGGAGCTAAGGCAGCTCATTGAGGGAGGGGAGGTCCATGTCAGGCTAGGAAGCATGGACTTATGGATTTTGTCTGTCTTTGGGGAAATGGGGAACTACTGAGGGATTTTAGACAAGGGAGTGAGGTGATGAGATTTACATTCTAGAAAGATACCTTTACTGTTGCAGAGTGGACATTGGGTGAAAAGAGACTGCAGTGGATGTGAGGAGACCATAGAGGAAGTCGGTGCTGTAGTCCAGGTGGTAAACCATGGAGGCCTAGACACTGGGTGGCAATGGAGATGAAAAAAAAGTGggcagattaaaaaatatttagaagacatAGTCTGTAGtacttgctgatggattggatagGAGGGTGAGGGAGAGTGAGGAATCTCACCTCCAACCTGCTCCATGGCCCCTTTCCCCTTTCATCATTGTGTCTCTTCTTCCCAAACTTTCCATGGTTTCCTCTTGAATTCACACTCCATGGTTAATAAGCTTCTCCATACTCTTTACACACTCCATGGTCAATatgcttttctgtctctttaccTCTAGCTTTAACTGAGACCAGGCTCAGCCCAGggcccctctccctttccctgtaGCTGTTCCATCCATGCCAGCATTGGCATGACTCCACACACATGTGTaccatttctcctcctctttctatGCAGATTAAATGCAGATCTGGCAGTTCCTCTGACATCATGCAGGTGAGCCATACCATCCATATGGCCACCATCTACCAACCTCCTGACTCTGTCCTCTCAATGGCTGAAGCCCCCACTTCAGCCACCCAATTACTATGGCCCAACTCTGACTGTGGTCATCATTCACCTGTGAAGCAATTCCTTAAATTCCAACATCTCACTTGTGACcacttcttctccttctccttctgcctccctcacAACTTCATCTTCACTCTCCAGCTTTTTGACTTTGTAGAGACAGTTGATCCCTGTGTTATCTCCCAGTCCTCCATTCAATGTTTTTCCTACCCACACTGAATATCAAAGTTGATCATCTGAACAACTTTCTTAACAATACTTTTATTTCTCCGTCTTCTACccacagaaaagaacaaaaaccaacTTCAAGTCAGAGAAAGAGTAAGAATTTTAGAGTTAGACCTGTCCCAGCTAGACCACTTACTAACTGTAGCTTTGAGAaacttagcctctctgagtcttgtgtgtggtgtatgtgtgtatatgcacacgTGTATGCAAAATAGGACTGTGTATTGCATCAGTCACATTCAGTTAAGGATACAAAAAAATCACTCTAGATATTCTAAGTAGAGAAGGATTTAGAAAGAATTTGTTGGGGAGGTCCGGAGAAGCATAAGAGGAAACGCAGGGCTACCTAGAGACCAGGAAACTACCACTAATCTTTGTTTAGagaagcaaaatggagaaaaggtagGCCCCAAAGATCAAGGAGCTGGAATCTACAAATCTGCATTAGCTGCTGATGTGGCTGGAGTTTGTATTGCTGAACTGTGGGGGAGCCACCCCCACTTTGCAAAATCAGAAGCTAATGTTGCCAGATGAACTGCCAAAAGCAGAAggacttctcccttcctcccatcttCTTCATGTGAAGGTTCCCATTGGTAGAACCTCGCtgtaataaagaaacaaaaaagtcttGAGAACTGTAGTTTTCAGATTTCCAGCCCTGTTAGTACAGGGGAGATTATAGAAGAGTGGGTGTGGGAATTAGTACCAACACACAATATCTGCCACATGTATTCGTCATAAGTCTGGTTTGCAAGTGATAAAACCCAATTCAAAGTGGTGTAAGCAAAAAGGAGATGTATTGACTTATGTTACTTCAGGCAGAGGTAAATATAAGTGCTAAAGT from Rhinolophus ferrumequinum isolate MPI-CBG mRhiFer1 chromosome 11, mRhiFer1_v1.p, whole genome shotgun sequence encodes the following:
- the HPX gene encoding hemopexin, with amino-acid sequence MARALGAPVGLGLLLGLCWSLAIAHPVPSTSAPGNGAEGGNGIKEDPNVLDFCSDGWSFDATTMDISGAMLFFKGKYVWESHHWARELISDRWKDFTGSVDAAFRRVNDSVFLIKGDKVWVYPHENKEKEYPKLLQEEFPGIPSPLDAAVECHRGECQDEGILFFQGDHIWFWDLATRTKKERFWPAVGNCTSAIRWLGRYYCFRGNQFLRFHPVTGEVLPRYPLDVRDYFIRCPGRGHGHRNGTSHGNGTHQGYGTTRCGPDLVLSALLSDNHGATYAFSGSHYWRLDTSRDGWHSWPIVHQWPNGPSIVDAAFSWDNKVYLVQGTQVYIFRTKGGYTLIDGYPKQLEKEFGSPNGIKLEAVDAAFICPGSSHLHVTAGRRLWWLDLKLGAQAVWTELAWPHEKVDGALCIEKALGPTSCSASGPSLYLIHGPNLYCYSDVEKLTAAKILPQPQKMNSLLGCSH